The proteins below come from a single Halostagnicola larsenii XH-48 genomic window:
- the glpK gene encoding glycerol kinase GlpK, which yields MTDPTYVGAIDQGTTGTRFIVFDHGGQVVANAYEKHEQIYPEPGWVEHDPMEIWDATKSVVTTALGQAGISPDQLEAIGVTNQRETTLLWDADTGRPVHNAIVWQDRRTTDRVEQLEAEGMVEEIREKTGLEADAYFSATKAEWLLENADPIKLERSRPEDIRDRAANGEVLFGTIDSWLIYNLTGNHITEVTNASRTMLYNIHDLEWDDDLLAEFGVPQEMLPEVRPSSDDQTYGTTDPDGFLEAEVPVAGALGDQQAALFGQTCFDPGEAKNTYGTGSFFLMNTGEEAVESDHGLLTTIGFQRSGEPVQYALEGSIFITGAAIEWLEDVSLIDDPAETAELARSIDSTDGVYVVPAFTGLGAPHWDQRARGTILGMTRGTRKEHIVRATLESIAYQTRDVAEAMEADSGIEMTSLKVDGGAVKNNYLCQLQADIIGSEISRPVVDETTALGSAYAAGLAVGYWDDVEGLRDNWQVDRRFEPEMDGKTADDMYSRWSDAVDRSRDWARDGEE from the coding sequence GTGACAGATCCGACATACGTTGGCGCAATCGATCAGGGAACGACCGGCACGCGGTTCATCGTCTTCGACCACGGCGGACAGGTCGTCGCGAACGCGTACGAGAAACACGAGCAGATCTACCCGGAACCCGGTTGGGTCGAACACGACCCGATGGAGATCTGGGACGCGACCAAGAGCGTCGTCACGACGGCGCTCGGACAGGCGGGGATCAGCCCCGACCAACTCGAGGCCATCGGCGTCACCAACCAGCGCGAGACGACGCTGCTCTGGGACGCCGACACCGGCAGACCCGTCCACAACGCCATCGTCTGGCAAGATCGGCGCACTACCGATCGGGTCGAACAACTCGAGGCCGAGGGGATGGTCGAGGAGATCCGCGAGAAGACGGGACTCGAGGCCGACGCCTACTTCTCCGCGACGAAAGCGGAGTGGCTCCTCGAGAACGCGGACCCGATCAAACTCGAGCGAAGCCGTCCGGAAGACATTCGCGACCGTGCGGCAAACGGCGAGGTGCTCTTTGGCACCATCGATAGCTGGCTCATCTACAACCTCACGGGCAACCACATCACCGAGGTGACAAACGCCTCGCGGACGATGTTGTACAACATCCACGACCTCGAGTGGGACGACGACCTCCTCGCGGAATTCGGCGTTCCCCAGGAGATGCTGCCCGAGGTTCGGCCCTCGAGCGACGACCAGACCTACGGCACGACGGATCCGGACGGCTTTCTCGAGGCGGAAGTGCCGGTCGCCGGCGCGCTCGGCGACCAGCAGGCCGCCCTGTTCGGCCAGACGTGTTTCGATCCCGGCGAGGCAAAGAACACCTACGGAACGGGCTCGTTCTTCCTCATGAACACCGGCGAGGAGGCCGTCGAGAGCGATCACGGCCTGCTCACGACGATCGGGTTCCAGCGCTCGGGCGAACCGGTCCAGTACGCCCTCGAGGGGTCGATCTTCATCACCGGCGCGGCGATCGAGTGGCTCGAGGACGTCTCGCTCATCGACGATCCGGCGGAAACCGCAGAGCTGGCCCGGAGCATCGATTCGACCGACGGCGTCTACGTCGTCCCCGCGTTTACGGGACTGGGCGCACCCCACTGGGACCAGCGTGCGCGCGGGACGATCCTCGGCATGACCCGCGGCACCCGCAAGGAACACATCGTCCGAGCGACCCTCGAGTCCATCGCCTACCAGACCCGCGATGTCGCCGAGGCGATGGAAGCCGACTCGGGAATCGAGATGACCTCGTTGAAGGTGGACGGCGGCGCAGTGAAGAACAACTACCTGTGTCAGTTGCAGGCGGACATCATCGGCTCTGAGATCTCGCGGCCGGTCGTCGACGAGACGACGGCGCTCGGTTCGGCTTACGCCGCCGGCCTCGCCGTCGGCTACTGGGACGACGTCGAGGGGCTCCGTGACAACTGGCAGGTCGACAGGCGGTTCGAGCCGGAGATGGACGGAAAGACGGCGGATGACATGTACTCACGGTGGTCCGACGCCGTCGATCGATCGCGCGACTGGGCGCGGGACGGGGAGGAGTAA
- the glpB gene encoding glycerol-3-phosphate dehydrogenase subunit GlpB, whose protein sequence is MAIEEDVLVIGGGLAGATAALSAAERDATVRLVSYKQSTLRHASGLIDVLGYEPTAVAETADERDEEESTTPLVDPFEVIPDLPEGHPYERVGLEAVRESLLFFDSIVGDAYAGEHTDANALVPTHGGTVKPTARYPATTAAGIASDPRSTLLVGFETLPDFDAPLASAHLQAAGVPFESRGVTLSFPGIKRDDAKITRYAHILERDESVDSGAGAAPARAALAHAIGSELEGESRVGLPAILGDDHATTVRRDLEERLGVDVFEVPMGPPSLPGIRLEELLYDALEAAGVRVTTGVPVVDYESSDASETAAGRGRIERVLVDRKRKRVPYSADQYILATGGLVGKGVQSDRERVYEPIFDCHVPHGEDRYDWFVDEAFGEHPFARFGLAVDRTLCPLGADGEREFSNLRAAGGVLGGFDAAAEKSGGGVSLATGYAAGAAAGEEAGR, encoded by the coding sequence ATGGCCATCGAAGAAGACGTCCTCGTCATCGGCGGCGGGCTGGCGGGCGCGACGGCCGCTCTCTCGGCGGCCGAACGCGACGCGACGGTTCGCCTCGTCAGCTACAAGCAAAGCACCCTCCGTCACGCCAGCGGGCTGATCGACGTGCTCGGCTACGAGCCGACGGCAGTCGCCGAAACGGCCGACGAGCGCGATGAGGAAGAATCGACGACGCCGCTGGTCGATCCGTTCGAGGTCATTCCCGACCTCCCCGAGGGCCATCCCTACGAGCGGGTCGGCCTCGAGGCGGTCCGCGAGTCGCTGTTGTTCTTCGATTCGATCGTCGGCGACGCCTACGCGGGCGAACACACCGACGCGAACGCGCTGGTTCCGACCCACGGCGGGACCGTAAAGCCCACCGCCCGCTACCCGGCGACGACAGCCGCAGGGATCGCGAGCGATCCGCGGTCGACCCTGTTGGTCGGCTTCGAAACCCTCCCCGACTTCGACGCCCCGCTGGCTTCGGCCCACCTTCAGGCCGCTGGGGTTCCGTTCGAGAGCCGCGGCGTCACGCTCTCGTTCCCGGGAATCAAACGGGACGACGCGAAGATCACCCGGTACGCCCACATCCTCGAGCGCGACGAATCGGTCGATTCGGGTGCCGGCGCGGCTCCCGCACGGGCGGCGCTCGCCCACGCGATCGGATCGGAACTCGAGGGCGAGTCTCGAGTCGGACTGCCCGCAATACTCGGCGACGACCACGCGACCACCGTTCGTCGCGACCTCGAGGAACGACTCGGCGTCGACGTCTTCGAGGTGCCGATGGGACCGCCGAGCCTTCCCGGCATCCGGCTCGAGGAACTGCTCTACGACGCGCTCGAGGCGGCGGGCGTTCGGGTGACGACCGGCGTTCCCGTCGTCGACTACGAATCATCCGACGCGAGCGAAACCGCCGCCGGCCGCGGGCGTATCGAGCGCGTCCTCGTCGACCGGAAGCGAAAGCGAGTGCCCTACAGCGCGGATCAGTATATCCTTGCGACGGGCGGACTGGTCGGCAAGGGCGTCCAATCCGACCGCGAACGGGTCTACGAACCGATTTTCGACTGCCACGTTCCACACGGCGAGGACCGATACGACTGGTTCGTCGACGAGGCCTTCGGCGAGCATCCCTTCGCTCGGTTCGGTCTCGCGGTCGACCGGACGCTGTGCCCGCTGGGGGCCGACGGCGAACGCGAGTTTTCGAACCTGCGCGCCGCGGGTGGAGTGCTCGGCGGCTTCGACGCCGCCGCGGAGAAATCCGGCGGCGGCGTTTCGCTGGCGACCGGCTACGCCGCGGGGGCCGCCGCCGGCGAGGAGGCGGGACGATGA
- the glpA gene encoding anaerobic glycerol-3-phosphate dehydrogenase subunit GlpA has product MAHDTEVLVLGGGSTGCGTARDLARRGLEVTLVERGNLTDGTTGRMHGLLHSGGRYAVSDQPSATECIEENEILREIAGHCVEETGGLFVQRPEDPDEYFREKLEGCRECNIPAEVLSGREAREVEPYLASDVTRAIKVPDGAVDPFRLCVANAMDAENHGARVETHAEVVDLLRDGDDIYGVEVRHDSGPGTRDHGAAGTTEEITADYVVNATGAWAGRIGAMADLEVAVRPSKGVMTIMNVRQVDTVINRCRPKGDADIVVPHETTAILGTTDEEVDDPDDYPEAEWEVDAMIDTLSELLPILSESRTIRSFWGVRPLYEPPGTGTQDPTDITRDFFLLDHDERDGVTGMSTIVGGKFTTYRAMAEEIADHVCDKLGVRATCDTAEAALPGSENLAVLEDAMDDFGLRSPIARRSKQRLGSRSEAVLETEQANPVLCACEGVTRAEVQDAIGQSGSDLNAVRIRTRASMGNCQGGFCCQQLACELHPEYDEETTRTALDELYQERWKGQRHALWGEQLSQAMLTYTLHATTMNRDRDPAGGDERIAFDAFDGGTGGEH; this is encoded by the coding sequence ATGGCACACGATACGGAGGTCCTCGTTCTCGGCGGCGGCTCGACCGGCTGCGGGACCGCCAGAGATCTGGCGCGACGCGGGCTCGAGGTAACCCTCGTCGAGCGAGGAAACCTGACTGACGGAACAACCGGCCGAATGCACGGACTGTTACACAGCGGCGGGCGGTACGCGGTGTCCGATCAGCCAAGCGCGACCGAATGCATCGAGGAAAACGAAATCCTGCGGGAAATCGCGGGCCACTGCGTCGAAGAGACCGGCGGCCTGTTCGTCCAGCGCCCGGAGGATCCGGACGAGTACTTCCGGGAGAAACTCGAGGGATGTCGGGAGTGTAACATCCCCGCCGAGGTGCTGTCGGGACGCGAGGCCCGCGAGGTCGAACCGTACCTCGCGAGCGACGTCACGCGGGCTATCAAGGTGCCCGACGGTGCGGTGGATCCGTTCAGGCTCTGTGTCGCGAACGCGATGGACGCGGAGAACCACGGGGCGCGCGTCGAAACCCACGCCGAGGTCGTCGACCTTCTTCGAGACGGCGACGACATCTACGGCGTCGAGGTGAGACACGATTCGGGACCGGGAACGCGAGACCACGGCGCGGCCGGCACCACCGAGGAGATCACCGCCGACTACGTCGTGAACGCGACCGGCGCGTGGGCCGGCCGGATCGGTGCGATGGCGGACCTCGAGGTCGCGGTTCGGCCCTCGAAGGGCGTGATGACGATCATGAACGTCCGGCAGGTCGACACCGTCATCAACCGCTGCCGGCCGAAGGGGGACGCGGACATCGTCGTTCCCCACGAGACGACGGCGATCCTGGGGACGACCGACGAGGAGGTCGACGATCCCGACGACTATCCCGAGGCCGAGTGGGAGGTCGACGCGATGATCGATACGCTCTCGGAACTGCTCCCGATTCTTTCGGAATCTCGAACGATCCGCTCGTTCTGGGGCGTTCGACCGCTTTACGAACCGCCGGGAACCGGGACGCAGGATCCGACGGACATCACGCGCGATTTCTTCCTGCTCGATCACGACGAGCGAGACGGCGTCACGGGCATGTCGACCATCGTCGGCGGCAAGTTCACCACCTACCGGGCGATGGCCGAGGAGATCGCCGACCACGTCTGTGACAAACTCGGCGTCCGCGCGACCTGTGACACCGCCGAGGCGGCGCTGCCCGGCAGTGAAAACCTCGCGGTTCTCGAGGACGCGATGGACGACTTCGGCCTCCGATCGCCGATCGCGCGACGCAGCAAACAGCGCCTGGGGAGCCGGTCCGAAGCCGTCCTCGAGACCGAGCAGGCCAATCCGGTGCTCTGTGCCTGCGAGGGCGTGACGCGAGCGGAGGTACAGGACGCGATCGGCCAGTCGGGGTCGGACCTCAACGCCGTCCGGATCCGGACTCGCGCCTCGATGGGGAACTGTCAGGGCGGCTTTTGCTGCCAGCAGCTGGCCTGCGAACTCCACCCCGAGTACGACGAGGAGACGACGCGAACGGCGCTCGACGAGCTGTATCAGGAGCGGTGGAAGGGCCAGCGCCACGCCCTCTGGGGCGAACAGCTCTCGCAGGCGATGCTCACCTACACCCTGCACGCGACGACGATGAACCGGGACCGGGATCCGGCGGGCGGTGACGAACGGATCGCCTTCGACGCGTTCGACGGCGGAACGGGGGGCGAGCACTGA
- a CDS encoding anaerobic glycerol-3-phosphate dehydrogenase subunit C, producing the protein MSETHQPTDDGSESNEFEPVQVFPEAEEMDLRPGADDCYKCSTCDTNCPVAEVDDEFPGPKFQGPEQWRLKRQDDHDIDDSVMKCSNCMRCDNACPSEVPLSQMHNTARGEYVEQNMSKFSREYWRNRLLSNYGTMARIGSKVPRLTNFVMGLTVTQVLNEKLLGITGEREFPSFATETFREWWEKRGGAAASRKNAREARTRRKDSSADEQKRVAYFHGCYSNYNTPEVGKAMVQVFEHFGYEVLVPDQRCSGTPMYANGMLDDAERAAETNVDELGAAIKDGAEIIASCTSCSMSLRQEYPELFDFEDTETVAEHTWEALEFLRVHEDLESELAGTSVEGSDVAYHTPCHARNQGLDGQTVEVLSTIDGIDAHDVGDSCSGISGTYGWKDEHYDTSMAIGAEMFEHMEQADAESGMTECPTCAMQMEHGTGYEIEHPLEVLSAALVDSENGDGPDASGGDAA; encoded by the coding sequence ATGAGTGAGACACACCAGCCAACGGACGACGGATCGGAAAGCAACGAGTTCGAACCGGTACAGGTCTTTCCGGAGGCCGAGGAGATGGACCTCCGACCGGGCGCGGACGACTGTTATAAGTGCTCGACGTGCGATACGAACTGTCCCGTTGCCGAGGTCGACGACGAGTTCCCCGGGCCGAAGTTCCAGGGGCCCGAACAGTGGCGGCTCAAGCGACAGGACGACCACGACATCGACGACTCGGTGATGAAGTGTTCGAACTGCATGCGCTGTGATAACGCCTGCCCCTCGGAGGTGCCGCTCTCCCAGATGCACAACACGGCCAGAGGCGAGTACGTCGAGCAGAACATGAGCAAGTTCTCTCGAGAGTACTGGCGGAATCGACTCCTCTCGAACTACGGCACCATGGCTCGCATCGGAAGTAAAGTACCTCGCCTCACGAACTTCGTGATGGGGTTGACAGTGACACAGGTACTAAACGAGAAGCTACTGGGGATCACCGGCGAACGGGAGTTCCCCTCGTTCGCGACGGAGACGTTCCGCGAGTGGTGGGAAAAACGGGGCGGGGCCGCCGCCTCGAGGAAGAACGCACGGGAAGCCAGAACGCGCCGGAAGGACTCGAGCGCCGACGAGCAAAAGCGCGTCGCGTACTTCCACGGCTGTTACTCGAATTACAACACGCCCGAGGTCGGCAAGGCGATGGTTCAGGTCTTCGAACACTTCGGCTACGAAGTCCTCGTCCCCGACCAGCGGTGTTCGGGAACCCCGATGTACGCGAACGGAATGCTCGACGACGCCGAACGCGCCGCCGAGACGAACGTCGACGAACTGGGCGCTGCGATCAAAGACGGCGCGGAGATCATCGCCTCCTGTACGTCCTGCTCGATGTCGCTACGCCAGGAGTATCCCGAACTCTTCGACTTCGAGGACACGGAAACGGTCGCCGAACACACCTGGGAGGCCCTCGAGTTCCTGCGGGTTCACGAGGACTTAGAGAGCGAACTCGCCGGTACGAGCGTCGAGGGATCGGACGTCGCCTACCACACGCCGTGTCACGCGCGAAATCAAGGCCTCGACGGCCAGACCGTCGAGGTGCTCTCGACCATCGACGGCATCGACGCACACGACGTGGGCGATTCGTGTTCGGGAATCTCCGGCACCTACGGCTGGAAGGACGAGCACTACGATACGTCGATGGCAATCGGCGCGGAGATGTTCGAACACATGGAGCAAGCAGACGCCGAGTCCGGAATGACGGAGTGTCCGACCTGCGCGATGCAGATGGAACACGGGACCGGCTACGAGATCGAACACCCGCTCGAGGTCCTTTCGGCGGCGCTGGTCGACTCCGAGAACGGCGATGGTCCCGATGCGAGCGGAGGGGACGCCGCCTGA
- a CDS encoding Cdc6/Cdc18 family protein yields MDLHERIARRQSAHNGGRLLVDREYLSPAVHASEPVGRGSVLERCLDALEPVFDGELPPPIAVAGPPGSGTSAVVTALFAALNEIFGDSGRVIGTSTRTDRSGPTTWFVYIDGRRVKTPFAFYRAALSTISDETVPESGIGTDELRGRLVSRLERPNHRAIVAIDHHDEPETLAYERVLELLGSVEDDVTTVAVGTSEPGDWNGPTVDLPAYRRHELVDILADRTSTGLAAGAIEHDSIRALADWAEGNAHNALAALYVAASLANEANEGRIGEDHLETAMADVPKTGVHIDRTLSLSSNRQKVLLDLLSVSENSKPIREVAREIESESSVTASTVTRFLYELADLEVLERVGLDSTGSGRRPSSVEPRFSPIAFRSLVAE; encoded by the coding sequence ATGGATCTGCACGAACGGATCGCTCGACGGCAGTCGGCACACAACGGCGGCCGGCTCCTCGTCGACCGCGAGTATCTCAGTCCGGCCGTCCACGCGTCCGAACCCGTCGGTCGCGGCTCGGTGCTCGAGCGCTGTCTCGACGCGCTCGAGCCGGTGTTCGACGGCGAGTTGCCCCCGCCGATCGCCGTCGCCGGCCCGCCGGGATCGGGAACGTCCGCGGTCGTAACGGCGCTGTTCGCGGCGTTGAACGAGATCTTCGGGGACTCGGGCCGGGTAATCGGAACGTCGACGCGAACCGATCGCTCGGGGCCGACGACGTGGTTCGTCTACATCGACGGGCGACGGGTCAAAACCCCCTTCGCGTTCTATCGAGCCGCGCTCTCGACCATATCCGACGAAACGGTTCCGGAGAGCGGCATCGGCACCGACGAGCTTCGAGGGCGGTTGGTGAGCCGGCTCGAGCGACCGAATCACCGAGCCATCGTCGCCATCGACCACCACGACGAACCGGAGACGCTCGCGTACGAGCGGGTTCTCGAGCTGCTCGGGTCGGTCGAGGACGATGTCACAACCGTTGCCGTGGGCACGAGCGAACCCGGCGACTGGAACGGGCCGACGGTGGATTTGCCGGCATACAGACGCCACGAACTCGTCGACATCCTCGCCGATCGAACCTCGACAGGCCTCGCCGCCGGCGCGATCGAACACGACTCGATCCGAGCCCTCGCCGACTGGGCCGAGGGAAACGCCCACAACGCGCTCGCAGCGCTCTACGTCGCCGCAAGTCTCGCGAACGAGGCAAACGAAGGCCGGATCGGCGAAGACCACCTCGAGACCGCGATGGCGGACGTACCGAAGACCGGCGTACACATCGATCGAACGCTATCCTTGTCATCGAACAGACAGAAGGTGCTTCTCGACCTCTTGTCAGTTTCGGAGAATTCGAAGCCGATTCGCGAGGTCGCACGAGAGATCGAATCGGAGTCGTCGGTGACGGCGAGCACCGTGACGCGATTCCTCTACGAACTCGCCGATCTCGAGGTTCTCGAGCGCGTTGGGCTGGATTCAACGGGATCTGGGCGTCGTCCGAGTTCGGTCGAACCGCGGTTCTCGCCGATCGCATTTCGGTCACTCGTCGCCGAGTAG